A genome region from Pseudomonas anguilliseptica includes the following:
- the rimI gene encoding ribosomal protein S18-alanine N-acetyltransferase — translation MSDAISFRPMTVTDIDAVLKIEYAAFSHPWTRGIFTDSLNSYNCWVMFEGEQQVGHGVIQIIMDEAHLLNITVKAESQGRGLGLKLLEHLMQQAQQQGANECFLEVRASNQVAYRLYERYGFNEVGRRRDYYPAVGGREDALVMVCPLFD, via the coding sequence ATGAGTGATGCAATCAGCTTCCGCCCGATGACTGTGACGGATATCGACGCGGTGCTGAAAATTGAATACGCCGCGTTCAGCCATCCCTGGACGCGCGGCATCTTTACCGACAGCCTGAACTCCTACAACTGCTGGGTGATGTTCGAGGGCGAGCAGCAGGTCGGCCACGGCGTGATCCAGATCATCATGGACGAGGCGCACCTGCTCAATATCACCGTCAAGGCCGAAAGCCAGGGCCGCGGCCTCGGCCTGAAACTGCTCGAGCACCTGATGCAGCAAGCCCAGCAGCAGGGCGCTAATGAGTGCTTTCTGGAAGTGCGCGCGAGCAATCAGGTGGCTTACCGCCTGTACGAGCGCTACGGCTTTAACGAAGTCGGCAGGCGCCGCGATTACTACCCGGCCGTCGGCGGCCGTGAAGACGCTCTGGTGATGGTCTGCCCGCTGTTCGATTAG
- a CDS encoding energy transducer TonB, whose protein sequence is MIAELRRRAYLSAMQVASWLPRVELPFAAPSRLELLQPLVESEPETEVAAALPQAVAEAAPVYEPPLAETPVAAPVSRPKIEVPRPAPQGRMAKVESVAADTEEQVKAQPASVVPPRFALQLLRAGACAVLVELPTGEPLQGRDPAYLLLKDLLRAAGLPDSPQLIGEPVRWPLLVRGQIDQGPQAALEYVQSFVGARLEEQEPCSCLWLVGLPAIRFAGEADAEAYNRELQVEGLGAAWALPGLELLMDEPERKRELWQAMRRVRQRWLAAN, encoded by the coding sequence TTGATCGCAGAACTGCGCCGCCGTGCCTACCTGAGCGCCATGCAGGTGGCCAGTTGGCTGCCGCGCGTGGAGCTGCCATTTGCTGCACCCTCGCGGCTTGAATTGCTGCAACCGCTGGTTGAGTCCGAGCCTGAGACGGAGGTAGCCGCTGCCTTGCCGCAGGCGGTGGCTGAAGCAGCGCCGGTCTATGAGCCGCCGCTTGCTGAAACGCCCGTTGCTGCTCCTGTCTCTCGGCCCAAGATCGAAGTGCCGCGGCCAGCGCCTCAGGGGCGCATGGCCAAGGTTGAATCTGTTGCAGCTGACACCGAAGAGCAGGTGAAAGCCCAGCCAGCGTCCGTCGTCCCCCCGCGCTTTGCCTTGCAATTGCTGCGCGCCGGTGCCTGCGCGGTGCTGGTCGAACTGCCTACCGGCGAGCCTTTGCAAGGGCGCGACCCGGCATATCTGCTGCTCAAGGATCTGCTGCGCGCCGCCGGCCTGCCGGACAGCCCGCAACTGATCGGCGAGCCTGTGCGCTGGCCGCTGCTGGTGCGCGGGCAGATTGACCAGGGGCCGCAAGCGGCGCTGGAATATGTGCAGAGTTTTGTCGGCGCACGGCTGGAAGAGCAGGAGCCGTGCAGCTGCCTGTGGCTGGTGGGGCTACCGGCGATTCGCTTTGCCGGTGAGGCGGATGCCGAGGCCTATAACCGAGAACTGCAGGTCGAGGGCCTGGGCGCTGCCTGGGCGCTGCCTGGCCTGGAACTGCTGATGGATGAACCCGAGCGCAAGCGTGAGCTGTGGCAAGCCATGCGCCGCGTGCGTCAGCGCTGGTTGGCTGCCAATTGA